The following are from one region of the Deltaproteobacteria bacterium genome:
- a CDS encoding ABC transporter permease: MNLFMTFRVAVRALFRNKLRSFLTTLGIIIGVGAVIAMVAIGEGAKSRVEATFAAMGTNLLIVMPGSSNQGGARGGFGSQPTLTFDDLKAIQTEVSTVRAAAPVLRTTAQVQSGDDNWSTSIQGTTPDYAIVRNWGVDEGVGLSSSDVESGAKVAVLGATVADQLFGGGDPVGQLVRIKGVPFQVVGVLSKKGQSGMGQDYDDTVLVPVTTFKQRIVPSLGNFLSGTIFVAARSAADTDRAQKQITTLLRDRHRTADNADSDFSIRNLQEIAAGQQESTQTLTLLLVSIALVSLAVGGIGIMNIMLVSVTERTR; this comes from the coding sequence ATGAACCTCTTCATGACCTTCCGCGTGGCGGTGCGCGCGCTCTTCCGCAACAAGCTGCGCTCGTTCCTGACCACGCTCGGCATCATCATCGGCGTGGGCGCGGTGATCGCCATGGTGGCGATCGGCGAGGGCGCCAAGTCGCGCGTGGAAGCGACCTTCGCCGCGATGGGCACGAACCTCTTGATCGTCATGCCCGGCTCGTCGAACCAGGGCGGCGCGCGCGGCGGCTTCGGCAGCCAGCCCACGCTCACGTTCGACGACTTGAAGGCGATCCAGACCGAGGTCTCGACCGTGCGCGCGGCCGCGCCCGTCTTGCGCACGACCGCCCAGGTGCAGAGCGGCGACGACAACTGGAGCACCAGCATCCAGGGCACCACGCCCGACTACGCGATCGTCCGCAACTGGGGCGTCGACGAAGGCGTGGGGCTCTCCAGCTCCGACGTCGAATCGGGCGCGAAGGTGGCGGTGCTCGGCGCCACGGTGGCCGACCAGCTCTTCGGCGGCGGCGACCCCGTGGGCCAGCTGGTGCGCATCAAGGGCGTGCCGTTCCAGGTCGTCGGCGTGCTGAGCAAGAAGGGCCAGTCCGGCATGGGCCAGGACTACGACGACACCGTGCTCGTGCCTGTCACCACCTTCAAGCAGCGCATCGTGCCCAGCCTGGGCAACTTCCTCTCCGGCACGATCTTCGTGGCCGCGCGCTCCGCCGCCGACACCGACCGCGCCCAGAAGCAGATCACCACCCTGCTGCGCGACCGCCACCGCACCGCCGACAACGCCGACAGCGACTTCTCCATCCGCAACCTCCAGGAGATCGCCGCCGGTCAGCAGGAGAGCACGCAGACGCTGACGCTGCTCCTGGTCTCGATCGCGCTCGTGTCCCTCGCCGTCGGCGGCATCGGCATCATGAACATCATGCTGGTGAGCGTGACCGAGCGGACGCGCG